The stretch of DNA GGCACGATTTAAAGCCTGATTTAAAGTAACAAGATAGGAATACCTACATGAATGCCCAAAACCAAACACTGGAATTACAGGCGCTGGACAAGGCGCACCATCTACATCCGTTTACGGATATTAAAAAGTATCAACAGACGGGTGGACGGATTATTTCTCGTGCGGAGCATATCTACATCTACGATACCGACGGTAACCAGATTCTGGATGGTATGTCTGGGCTCTGGTGCTGCAACTTGGGATATAGTCAGACCAAAATCTTTGACGCGATTAATGAACAGTTGCATAAACTGCCTTTCTACAACAACTTCTTTAACTGTTCGAATGAGCCTTCGGTGACGATGGCAAAGGCCTTGGTGGATGTTACCCCATCCCAATTTAATCATGTGTTTTTTACCAACTCTGGATCAGAGGCCAATGACACCAATATCAAACTGGTGCATCGCTACTTTGACTTGCTTGGCAAGCCCGAAAAGAAACACTTTATTGGCCGTATCAATGGCTACCACGGCAGTACTATCGCTTCTTCCAGCCTCGGTGGTATGGACTTTATGCATAAGCAGTACACGGGACTCGATTACGTCCATCATATTGGGCAGCCGCATTGGTTTAAAGAAGGCGGCGAATTAAGTCGAGATGAGTTTGGTCTTAAGGTGGCGCGTGAATTAGAACAGAAAATCGATGAAATTGGTGAGCATAAAATTGCCGCTTTTATTGCGGAGCCGATTCAGGGTTCGGGCGGGGTTATCGTGCCGCCGAAAACCTATTGGCCGGAAATCCAACGAATCTGTAACGAGCGCGAAATTTTGTTAATCAGCGATGAAGTGATTTGTGGCTTTGGCCGCACAGGAAACTGGTTTGGTTGCGAGACCTACGGTATTAAGCCCGATTTGTTGACCTTCGCGAAAGGTGTTTCTAACGGCTATCAGCCCTTGGGTGGAGTTATGGTGTCGGATAAGATTGCCGATGTGTTAAGTACCGGCAGCGGCGATTTCGCGCATGGCCTGACCTATTCCGGTCATCCGGTGGCCTGCGCAGCGGGCATTGCTACCATCAATATTCTCAGAGAAGAAAAGATTATTGAAAAGGTGGTTGCTGATATCGCGCCATATTTAGAGCGGCGCTGGAAAGAACTGGCGGATCATCCGCTTGTAGGAGAGGCGCGTGTAAAAGGCATGGTTGCCGCGTTAGAGTTGGTTAGCGACAAATC from Pseudomonadales bacterium encodes:
- a CDS encoding aminotransferase class III-fold pyridoxal phosphate-dependent enzyme, whose translation is MNAQNQTLELQALDKAHHLHPFTDIKKYQQTGGRIISRAEHIYIYDTDGNQILDGMSGLWCCNLGYSQTKIFDAINEQLHKLPFYNNFFNCSNEPSVTMAKALVDVTPSQFNHVFFTNSGSEANDTNIKLVHRYFDLLGKPEKKHFIGRINGYHGSTIASSSLGGMDFMHKQYTGLDYVHHIGQPHWFKEGGELSRDEFGLKVARELEQKIDEIGEHKIAAFIAEPIQGSGGVIVPPKTYWPEIQRICNEREILLISDEVICGFGRTGNWFGCETYGIKPDLLTFAKGVSNGYQPLGGVMVSDKIADVLSTGSGDFAHGLTYSGHPVACAAGIATINILREEKIIEKVVADIAPYLERRWKELADHPLVGEARVKGMVAALELVSDKSSREKLALNGEGALFCRDTAIANGLMVRAVGDAIISAPPVICSKQEIDTLIERLLFALDATAAHYNIR